Proteins co-encoded in one Pyxidicoccus xibeiensis genomic window:
- a CDS encoding SpoIID/LytB domain-containing protein produces the protein MLWAATVAALLAATPTFVTRGDVTPEAELRREAETAWAALEARYVAEAGAAPAKAPVTIVLQRGVALPPERNAQGRPGRVELRQNTPGVLEERLRVALRHELAHQLLWWACPQSSEDRLFHEAFSVAVSGELAAWKEAPYQSLSRAASELASAPAVDTPRARRALARLLSESVGFPKALSRRLRQCQDGARWVVPLSIDELAEVSVRAPGPAMVVVSRHSGEVLLAEGDVRRAVPYGSTLKPFLYAAGAGHPVLAPRAGVQEWACGPGLPAKVDGSTALLRSCNGYFLDWEAKGSAPKAFGAWGPVLETVGLTGTPADMADAIGLRSTLALSPWGMAQAYRLLAEARPDVVALLADNAARGTLSELPASKALAGVATKTGTVRDAASRPQFGWIAAVDADLVVVAVRPGKMPRHFAEEIPATLARVRRQAGLDAARVQVLGLVPAKEVEARCSGAGFAVEDGVPRAAPAEWARLEGLTSRGAAVCLGAPWRVRFPKGVEEGRDYAGVFTWSTPPPYRPPPGVPTSPSALKARRGSDFIFRTTRLQYTAGVVGAEDVTLRGEPRVALARVIAHNEQHSRHPGRPVCDTTHCQAFRGTVRVQAEEAKAVGLAPLKWKEWLLFSQGGEEPWKERRPRAEVERLVGRGLVSLRFEGGRALSIVTKTEGDSTFESAGSLPCDLLRSGLKLASCPRTASFDGPDMVFEGRGRGHGEGLDVEAAKASGLKSDAILEGAYGRQRPAPRDDSGS, from the coding sequence ATGCTGTGGGCCGCCACGGTGGCCGCGCTGCTGGCGGCCACCCCCACCTTCGTCACCCGTGGGGACGTGACTCCCGAGGCGGAGCTTCGCCGCGAGGCGGAGACCGCCTGGGCGGCGCTGGAGGCGCGGTACGTGGCGGAGGCGGGCGCCGCTCCGGCGAAGGCGCCCGTCACGATTGTCCTCCAGCGCGGCGTGGCCCTGCCTCCCGAGCGCAACGCGCAGGGAAGGCCGGGCCGCGTGGAGCTGCGGCAGAACACGCCGGGCGTGCTGGAGGAGCGGCTGCGCGTGGCGCTGCGGCACGAGCTGGCGCACCAGCTCCTGTGGTGGGCGTGTCCGCAGTCCAGCGAGGACCGGCTGTTCCACGAGGCCTTCTCGGTGGCGGTGAGCGGCGAGCTGGCGGCGTGGAAGGAGGCGCCGTACCAGTCGCTGTCGCGCGCGGCGTCGGAGCTGGCCTCGGCACCGGCGGTGGACACGCCCCGGGCGCGGCGGGCGCTGGCGCGGCTGCTGAGTGAGTCGGTGGGCTTTCCCAAGGCGCTGTCGCGCCGGCTGCGCCAGTGCCAGGACGGGGCGCGGTGGGTGGTGCCGCTGAGCATCGACGAGCTGGCCGAGGTCTCCGTGCGCGCGCCCGGGCCGGCCATGGTGGTGGTGAGCCGGCACTCGGGTGAGGTGCTGCTGGCGGAAGGGGACGTGCGGCGCGCGGTGCCGTATGGCTCCACGCTCAAGCCGTTCCTGTACGCGGCGGGCGCGGGGCACCCGGTGCTGGCGCCGCGCGCGGGCGTGCAGGAGTGGGCGTGCGGGCCGGGCCTGCCCGCGAAGGTGGACGGGAGCACGGCGCTGCTGCGCTCGTGCAACGGGTACTTCCTGGACTGGGAGGCGAAGGGCTCGGCGCCGAAGGCCTTCGGGGCGTGGGGGCCGGTGCTGGAGACGGTGGGGCTGACGGGGACTCCGGCGGACATGGCGGATGCGATTGGGCTGCGCTCCACGCTGGCGCTGTCGCCGTGGGGGATGGCGCAGGCGTACCGGCTGCTGGCGGAGGCCCGGCCGGATGTGGTGGCGCTGCTGGCGGACAACGCCGCGCGCGGCACGCTGTCGGAGCTGCCGGCGTCGAAGGCGCTGGCCGGTGTGGCCACGAAGACGGGCACCGTGCGCGATGCCGCGAGCCGGCCGCAGTTCGGGTGGATTGCGGCGGTGGACGCGGACCTGGTGGTGGTGGCGGTGCGGCCGGGGAAGATGCCGCGTCACTTCGCGGAGGAGATTCCGGCGACGCTGGCGCGGGTGCGCCGGCAGGCCGGGCTGGACGCCGCGCGCGTGCAGGTGCTGGGACTGGTGCCCGCGAAGGAGGTGGAGGCGCGGTGCTCCGGAGCGGGCTTCGCGGTGGAGGACGGCGTGCCTCGTGCGGCTCCGGCGGAGTGGGCGCGGCTGGAGGGGCTCACCTCACGCGGGGCGGCGGTGTGCCTGGGGGCACCGTGGCGCGTGCGCTTCCCCAAGGGCGTGGAGGAGGGGCGCGACTACGCCGGTGTCTTTACGTGGTCGACGCCGCCGCCATACCGGCCGCCGCCGGGCGTGCCCACGTCACCGAGCGCGCTGAAGGCGCGGCGGGGCTCGGACTTCATCTTCCGCACCACGCGCCTGCAGTACACGGCGGGCGTGGTGGGCGCGGAGGACGTGACGCTGAGGGGCGAGCCGCGCGTGGCGCTGGCGCGGGTGATTGCGCACAACGAGCAGCACAGCCGCCACCCGGGCCGGCCCGTCTGTGACACCACGCACTGTCAGGCCTTCCGAGGCACCGTGCGCGTGCAGGCGGAAGAGGCGAAGGCGGTGGGGCTGGCGCCGCTGAAGTGGAAGGAGTGGCTGCTGTTCTCGCAGGGCGGAGAGGAGCCCTGGAAGGAGCGCCGCCCGCGCGCGGAGGTGGAGCGGCTGGTGGGACGCGGGCTGGTGTCGCTGCGCTTCGAGGGCGGACGCGCGCTGTCCATCGTCACGAAGACGGAGGGCGACTCGACGTTCGAGTCCGCCGGCTCGCTGCCATGCGACCTGCTGCGCTCCGGGTTGAAGCTGGCGTCCTGTCCGCGCACGGCCTCGTTCGACGGGCCCGACATGGTCTTCGAGGGACGCGGGCGCGGCCACGGCGAGGGTCTGGACGTGGAGGCCGCGAAGGCGAGCGGCCTCAAGAGCGACGCGATTCTCGAAGGCGCCTACGGGCGGCAGCGCCCGGCGCCCCGGGACGACAGCGGGAGCTGA